The DNA sequence AATTTGGAGGAGGAGAAAAAAAAATAAATCAGGAAGATACATAATGGCTAAATATGCAATGGTCAATAAAATTATTGCTATCGGCACTCTTTTTTTTAAATTGTTGAATAAATTTGTTCCGTTCATATTCTTCCAAACCTTCTTTCTCTTTTCTGGTAATTAACAATTGCCTGTAAAAGATGAATTTTTCTAAAGTCTGGCCATAGGACAGGAGTTATCCAGAGTTCTGTATAAGCGATCTGCCAGAGAAGAAAATTAGATACTCTCAATTCTCCTGAAGTCCTTATAAGGAGGTCAGGGTCAGGAAGGTCAGGGTTGTAAAGGAATTTTTTAAAAATATTTTCGTTAATTTTAATGATTTTTGAATCGAGTATTTTATTAACGGCATCGATTATCTCAGTTCTTCCGCCATAATTCAGAGCAATGATAAGATTAAAATTTTTGAAATTTTTTGTTTCCTCGATTGCTCTTTTTAACTCTGTTTGTATATCTTTGGGAAGTTCAGAGATTCTTCCGATCACATTTAACTTGATTTTGTTTTTAATCAGAATATCTTTTTCTTTGTATAGGTATTCTTTCATTAAATTCATAAGGAAGTTTACCTCTGTTCTTGGCCTTCTCCAGTTTTCTTTGGAAAAAGCGTAAAGGGTCAGATATTTTATTCCGATTCTCCCACAGGCTTCAACCGTTTCTTTTACTGATTCAATTCCTGCTTTATGTCCTTCGATTCTTTTTAAGTTTCTCTGTTTTGCCCATCTTCCGTTTCCATCCATTATGATGGCAATATGGCACGGCAGCCTTGAGAAGTCTATTTTGTTAATCAGCTCTTCTTCTGGAGAACCAGGAAGTATATAATTCTCGAGCCCCTTTTTCATCACAAAATTATATTCTTTTTCGATTTCATGTGTCAAAATTGCTTGTTTATTAATCTAATTTTTTTCTAAATCTGATTACACTGAGGGTCATTATTATGACTCCAAGTAGGAAGAGAGCTAAAGTTTCATCCCATAAAAATTCTATTCCAGTTCCTTTGAGGAAAATATTTCTTATTATTGTAAGAAAATATCTCAAAGGAATTATATATGTAATAGCCTGAATTATTTTTGGCATGTTGTTTATCGGAAAGATGAACCCTGAAAGAATGATCGATGGAAACATTATAAAAAATGCTGAGGTGACCATTGCCTGCTGTTGTGTTTTTGAGATTGTTGAAATGAAAAGTCCGAGTCCAAGGGAAGTGAGTAGAAATAATGAACTTAGCGCAAAGAGAAGAAGAACGCTTCCTTTAATTGGAACTTTAAACCAAAAAGTTCCGATAACTACAACAAGGATTACATCGATAAACCCTATAATAGTGAAAGGCAAGAGCTTCCCAAGGATTAATTGAAAAGGTTTAATTGGTGTTACTATAATCTGTTCCAATGTACCCATTTCTTTTTCCTTAACAATTGCCATCGCTGTCAGAATTGTTGTCATAACAGTAAGTATTAAACATACTACTGCAGGAACCATAAAATTAGAGCTTTTAAGC is a window from the Acidobacteriota bacterium genome containing:
- a CDS encoding isoprenyl transferase, encoding MTHEIEKEYNFVMKKGLENYILPGSPEEELINKIDFSRLPCHIAIIMDGNGRWAKQRNLKRIEGHKAGIESVKETVEACGRIGIKYLTLYAFSKENWRRPRTEVNFLMNLMKEYLYKEKDILIKNKIKLNVIGRISELPKDIQTELKRAIEETKNFKNFNLIIALNYGGRTEIIDAVNKILDSKIIKINENIFKKFLYNPDLPDPDLLIRTSGELRVSNFLLWQIAYTELWITPVLWPDFRKIHLLQAIVNYQKRERRFGRI
- a CDS encoding ABC transporter permease — its product is MRIIINFIQKEFIQLRRDPRMFPILFIAPVLQLIILGYVATLDIKEIPTVVCDLDNSKQSREILKSFSNSGYFSFRYFVDSPKHIDKYLESGKAIVSITIPKGFIKEIKRGRGTDIQLLFDASDANTANIARNYSQMISMNYSKISLTKHHSRLKILQKERASQINAEPRVWYNPELKSSNFMVPAVVCLILTVMTTILTAMAIVKEKEMGTLEQIIVTPIKPFQLILGKLLPFTIIGFIDVILVVVIGTFWFKVPIKGSVLLLFALSSLFLLTSLGLGLFISTISKTQQQAMVTSAFFIMFPSIILSGFIFPINNMPKIIQAITYIIPLRYFLTIIRNIFLKGTGIEFLWDETLALFLLGVIIMTLSVIRFRKKLD